A stretch of DNA from Methanomicrobia archaeon:
TTGCTACCAATGGCATCAACAGCGAGACCCTCGAAATGCAGCGATACGCACCGGCAAAAGGCTGGGACGTATTGGAGACGACGAAGATCAGCGAGGATGACGAGTATATCTATTTCTACGCGGAAACGTCTGCGTTCTCGCTCTTTGCGATAACCGGCGAGCAAAGTGCCGCGGGAGTCGGAACAGCAACGCCAACGCCCGTATCCGCGCCTTCTGCGCCCCCTGCGGCAACAGCAACGCCAACGGCGTCCCCGACACCATCCGCACGGATTCCAGCAATAAGCATGGTCGGAATAGTAGCAGCAATCGCGGCTTCGGCGATGATCCGATCATCCATTCGTTTCGCACGTAACCGAAGCAGAAGAAACGGGTAACTCTGCATAAGCATTTCAGGATAACCTCACTTCCACGTCAGGCTTGCCCTCTTGTTGCAGTGCAGGATCTTCATTCAGCGTGAATTACGCTCGTTCGCCGTTTGATAATGGTGAGCGTGCGTGCGTGGTGTTGACTGCTCCGCTCGCGACAGTGGACAGTCAATCAGTCAGAGGTTCCTTTCGAATAAAATCATCCTGCAGCTAGCTCATTTAGAACAGCTCAGAAACAAGTGCACACACCTGTTCGAGGAATTTCTTATCTTCCGCCGTGAATGCCGAACGGGCATGGGAGTCGATATCCAGCACGCCCACAAACTCGCCGCGTTTGAGAATCGGCACGACGATCTCAGCCTTTACCTGTGGACTACAGGCTAGATAATTCAGCTCCTTTGTGACGTCCTGAGAGATAACGGTTTCCCTTCGTTCAGCGGCCTGACCGCAAACACCCTTTCCGAACGGTATTCTCTTGTGTTCGGTCGGCTCGCAGGCGAACGGGCCGAGGACGAGTTCATTTTTAGATGAATCTACACAATAGAAGCCGACCCAATCGTAATACGGAACAGCATCTACAAGCAACTTACAAATCACGAGGAGTTTCTCGTTCGTGTCGTCTTGTGTGTGCTCAGCAATCGTTCGTACTTCACCGAGGAGTGCAAGGAACAATTGCTGTTTAGTAACGGTATTCTTCATAGCAGCATGCATTCCCTCGGTCTATAGAAAAACAGAAAAAATAAATTCCGGGAGTCCCTGTGTGTGTCTGTGTGTATGCAAACAGACAAAAGATAAATCAGGATTAACTCCCTGTATATGATGCTAACCGTTGCGCCTGTGCAGCGGCCTTTGCAAGCAACGCCGGCATCGTTTCCTTCGTGTAGACCTCAGCATTGAGCGCGAGATTCCGTGCCTGGAAATACGCCTTCTGCAACAGCGGCTTTATCGTCTCCGGCGTTGGGTACGCGATCTTTAGCGCCACGTTCGTAGCTTTGTCACGCGCTTCGTATAACAGATCGGCAACGGTAAACTGCGTGGGATAGTCGTATTTCAGATGTGTGGCAACCGAGAACGCCGCTTTCACGCAGTTCTGCACGTCTGATACGTACTGCTCGACATCGACATGCAGCACATCCGGCGTGAAGAGCGTGTTTCCGTCGCGATCGTACACGGCCAGCAGATCCAGACCTTCCTTCACCGGGTAGATCTCCAGCCGAGCCAGAATGTCCGCGAACTGAGGTGAAACCGTTTCGCCTTCCTTCACGGCGACCTTACGCTGCTTTATCACGACCTTACCGCCATCGATACCCGCAGGTATGCCCAAACTCTGCAGTTCGCCAACGATCGGTCCCGGCTTGAGTGCGGTCGGGC
This window harbors:
- a CDS encoding GAF domain-containing protein translates to MHAAMKNTVTKQQLFLALLGEVRTIAEHTQDDTNEKLLVICKLLVDAVPYYDWVGFYCVDSSKNELVLGPFACEPTEHKRIPFGKGVCGQAAERRETVISQDVTKELNYLACSPQVKAEIVVPILKRGEFVGVLDIDSHARSAFTAEDKKFLEQVCALVSELF
- a CDS encoding 50S ribosomal protein L10 translates to MKKKVKRAKQWKKEQVADLKSLMDSYPTVGIAKVRGLGSNQVQRIRKDFQGKARLRVSKNSLISLSLTESGMNDMVDFVDDQMALIFTDSDAFDLYNVLEKGKIPAPIKAGAVAPFDIPIESGPTALKPGPIVGELQSLGIPAGIDGGKVVIKQRKVAVKEGETVSPQFADILARLEIYPVKEGLDLLAVYDRDGNTLFTPDVLHVDVEQYVSDVQNCVKAAFSVATHLKYDYPTQFTVADLLYEARDKATNVALKIAYPTPETIKPLLQKAYFQARNLALNAEVYTKETMPALLAKAAAQAQRLASYTGS